A stretch of DNA from Thermoanaerobaculia bacterium:
TTTGCTTCCTCCCTGTCCACCCTCACCCGGCCCTTTGGGCCACCCTCTCCCAGCGGGAGAGGGTAATAGCGTGTCAAAAGCTTCGCTTCCTCCCGGTCCACATTTCCGCGGGGGCTTTGACTTCTCGGACCTCGTGAAGCAGGCAAGAGAGCTGCGGAAGAAACAAACACCTGCGGAGGAACTATTCTGGCAATTAGTGCGGAACAGGCAATTCATGGACCTGAAATTCCGTCGTCAACACCAAATTGGTGACTACATCGTGGATTTCTACTGCCCGGAAGCCAACCTTATCATCGAATTGGACGGTTCTGTTCATGAAAAGGACTCAAGGCAGAAAATCGACAAAAAGAGAGACGCCTACCTAACCTCCGTTGGCAACAAAGTCATCAGAATCAAGAACGAGGACCTCATTGATTCAACACAAGATACTCTCCACAAGATATCTGAGAACCTCCCCTCTCCCCCTGGGAGAGGGGTCAGGGGTGAGGGTAAACAGAACGGTGTTCGCAGTCGGGACACTGTTCTGTTTATAGACGCGAGGCATACTTTTCGGCAAATCGACCGGGCCCACCGGGACTTCGAACCCGCCCAGCTTGAGTTCCTGGCCAACATCGTGAGACTCTACCGGGGCGAGGAACCCGAAGACCGCCACGGGAGTAAAGAGCTCATGGAAACCCACTTCCCCGACGGGACCTACGTCGACGTTCCCGGCCTCTGCAAGGTGGCCACCGTAGAGGAGATCGAGGCCCAGGGGTGGTCTCTCAACCCCGGCCGGTATGTCGGTGTCGCCGTCCAGGAGGACGACGGCGTCGACTTCAAGGAGCGCCTGCAGGAACTCAACGACGAACTCCAGGTCCTCAACGCCGAAGCTCGGGAATTGGAAGACCGCATATCCGACAACGTAATGAAATTGCTGGAGACAGACGTATGATCAGGCAACCAACAAACTCCCTCTCCCCTTGGGAGAGGGATGGGGTGAGGGTGCGTAGCACAGAAGATCGGATTGAGGAGAATGTAGCAATGTTGTTGGAAGATACTCAATAAATCTATGCACTTACTATTTGAAAACTGGACTCCGCGTATTTGCATGCATTGGGATAACAAACATGATTGAGTGCGTTCTAAAGGATCTTATTGACTTTTCGCGCGATGGGGAATGGGGAAAATCTGAAAAATTTGATAGATGTATCCCAATGGCTGTGATTCGAGGCACAGATTTCGATAAAGTTCGTGATGGTGACATTACTACTGTTCCAATAAGATACATTGCAGCAAAACAGGCAGAATATAAACAATTACATGGTGGAGAAATTCTAATAGAATGTGCTGGGGGTTCGAGGGGACAAATTACAGGTAGGACAATTTTCCTTAAACCAGAAATGGTAGTCAGCTTTGGCATTCCTGTGACATGTGCAAGTTTCAGCAGATTCATTCGCTTTAGAGAGTCGGACATATTTGACCCGAAATACATTTTTTGGCACCTTCAATACCTTTATGAATCTGGACATTTAGATCAATATCACA
This window harbors:
- a CDS encoding restriction endonuclease subunit S, whose protein sequence is MIECVLKDLIDFSRDGEWGKSEKFDRCIPMAVIRGTDFDKVRDGDITTVPIRYIAAKQAEYKQLHGGEILIECAGGSRGQITGRTIFLKPEMVVSFGIPVTCASFSRFIRFRESDIFDPKYIFWHLQYLYESGHLDQYHTQHTGVSRFQWSTFAENEVLTLPPLPTQKKIASILSAYDDLIENNLKRIKILEEMAQRLYREWFVHFRFPGHENV